The following coding sequences are from one Helicoverpa armigera isolate CAAS_96S chromosome 2, ASM3070526v1, whole genome shotgun sequence window:
- the LOC135118430 gene encoding deoxyhypusine hydroxylase-like produces MAKASESAVKNIGKVLNDPSRPMKERFRALFTLRNLGGEAAIECISQCFVDESVLLKHELAYCLGQMQDERAIPVLRSVLEDKTQDPIVRHEAGEALGAIGDPKLRELLEKYQNDPAIEVAETCQIALQRLNWVANEATKEANLSKSLFTSIDPAPPSSESDVENLKNTLIDETKTLFERYRAMFSLRNLGTTESINALGEGFKASSALFRHEVAFVFGQMQDERSVPFLTKTLEDTNEHEMVRHEAAEALGSIATKECTEVLQRYLKDPRPVVRESCEVALDMSEYENSPEFQYANTLLTVEG; encoded by the exons atggcaaAGGCCAGCGAATCTGCTGTGAAGAATATTGGAAAAGTCCTCAACGATCCGTCGAGGCCAATGAAGGAGAGGTTCCGTGCTTTATTCACTCTTCGGAACTTAGGAGGCGAGGCTGCTATCGAGTGTATCAGTCAATGTTTTGTCGACGAATCTGTGCTGTTGAAGCATGAATTAGCCTACTGCTTGGGTCAGATGCAGGATGAACGCGCGATCCCGGTGCTCAGGAGCGTGCTGGAAGACAAAACCCAGGATCCCATAGTTCGCCATGAGGCAG GTGAAGCATTAGGTGCTATCGGGGACCCGAAACTGCGAGAGCTTCTAGAAAAGTATCAGAATGACCCTGCTATTGAAGTAGCAGAGACCTGTCAAATTGCACTACAGAGGTTGAACTGGGTTGCCAACGAAGCCACTAAGGAGGCCAACCTATCAAAGAGTTTGTTTACATCCATAGACCCAGCCCCGCCGAGCAGTGAGAGTGATGTAGAGAATTTGAAGAATACTCTTATTGATGAGACAAAGACCTTGTTTGAGAGGTATAGGGCTATGTTTAGTTTGAGAAACTTGGGGACAACTGAAAGTATTAATGCTTTGGGTGAAG GTTTCAAAGCATCCAGTGCCCTATTCAGACATGAGGTGGCATTTGTCTTCGGTCAGATGCAGGACGAGCGCAGTGTGCCCTTCCTGACGAAGACTCTAGAAGATACGAATGAACATGAGATGGTGAGGCACGAGGCTGCTGAGGCTCTCGGCTCTATTGCCACCAAAGAATGCACTGAGGTTTTGCAGAG gTACTTAAAGGACCCACGCCCAGTTGTTCGTGAAAGCTGTGAAGTGGCATTAGACATGTCAGAATATGAAAACAGTCCAGAGTTTCAGTACGCTAACACTCTGCTCACCGTGGAAGGCTGA
- the LOC135118805 gene encoding neuroglobin-like, with amino-acid sequence MGETFSRWWWGGDPDQINVISGMSLRDVYNVQQSWKTIHANPLDNGYLMFFRLFEADPETKTFFKILDNARSEADMKANVKFKAHILNIMGALNNSVVNLDKPEVVVVWMEKLGSAHQKFNIRERHFWVFRDVLVNILQNDLKLSEPIVKSWGRYVTFIYSHILPKLSS; translated from the exons ATGGGTGAGACTTTCAGCCGCTGGTGGTGGGGCGGGGACCCGGACCAAATAAATGTAATATCTGGGATGTCATTGCGGGATGTTTACAATGTCCAACAGTCCTGGAAGACCATTCACGCAAATCCATTGGATAACGGATACCTAATGTTTTTTAG ACTCTTCGAAGCAGACCCAGAAACGAAGACTTTCTTCAAGATCCTCGACAATGCGAGGTCAGAAGCCGATATGAAAGCGAACGTGAAGTTCAAAGCTCACATCCTGAACATTATGGGGGCCCTCAACAACTCCGTAGTGAATTTGGACAAACCTGAAGTTGTAGTGGTGTGGATGGAAAAACTAGGATCCGCACATCAAAAATTTAATATCCGGGAACGACATTTTTGG gtgTTCAGAGATGTTCTGGTGAACATTTTGCAGAACGACCTCAAGTTAAGTGAGCCGATCGTCAAGTCTTGGGGCAGATACGTCACCTTCATATACAGTCATATACTACCGAAATTGTCTTCATAA